From Betta splendens chromosome 3, fBetSpl5.4, whole genome shotgun sequence, the proteins below share one genomic window:
- the irx5a gene encoding iroquois-class homeodomain protein IRX-5a isoform X1, with product MAYPQGYLYQPSASLALYSCPAYSTSVISGPRTEELGRSSSGSAFAPYAGSTAFTSASPGYNSHLPYSADAAAAATFTSYVVSKLKSSPYDHTTGMASSIGYHPYAAPLGTYPYGDPAYRKNATRDATATLKAWLNEHRKNPYPTKGEKIMLAIITKMTLTQVSTWFANARRRLKKENKMTWTPRNRSEDEEEDENIDLEKNDDDEPSKPTDKGDSTDTEADHKLLNPGDIACDRFKEESHGKDSDPLSDSELKEPEERTTDSLPDSAKATTSSPSAVPRGSQAVAQQDKPSDLSHAPGTVTSNVTSVIHSPPSAPKPKLWSLAEIATSSDRCKGSSDAPPACPGLGQSAVMATNASPSRSSPQCPLPNSTVLSRSLYYTSPFYPGYTNYGGSFGPLHSNHGSVTTGSTAHFNGLNQTVLNRAEALVRESQKVRGQTQVDLCKDSPYELKKGMSNI from the exons ATGGCGTATCCTCAGGGCTACTTGTACCAGCCGTCCGCGTCCTTAGCGCTCTATTCGTGCCCTGCGTACAGCACCAGCGTCATATCGGGACCCAGGACCGAGGAACTTGGAAGATCCTCTTCGGGATCCGCTTTTGCGCCCTATGCTGGATCTACCGCGTTCACCAGCGCCTCGCCGGGCTACAACTCCCATTTACCGTACAGTGCAGACGCGGCGGCAGCTGCCACATTCACCTCGTACGTGGTGAGTAAATTAAAG AGTTCGCCGTACGACCACACTACGGGTATGGCCAGCTCCATAGGATATCACCCTTACGCTGCGCCTTTGGGCACGTATCCTTACGGTGATCCGGCTTACCGTAAAAACGCAACTCGGGACGCAACTGCCACCCTGAAGGCCTGGCTGAACGAGCACCGGAAAAACCCGTACCCCACCAAGGGCGAGAAGATCATGCTGGCCATCATCACCAAGATGACCCTCACCCAAGTGTCCACGTGGTTCGCCAACGCCAGGAGGCGGCTAAAGAAGGAGAACAAGATGACCTGGACCCCCCGGAACCGgagcgaggacgaggaagaggacgagaaTATTGATCTGGAGAAAAACGACGACGACGAGCCCAGCAAGCCCACGGACAAGGGAgactccacagacacagaagcag ATCACAAACTGCTGAACCCAGGGGACATCGCCTGCGACAGATTTAAGGAGGAGAGCCACGGCAAAGACTCGGATCCACTGAGCGACTCGGAGTTAAAAGAGCCGGAGGAGCGGACTACAGACTCGCTGCCGGATTCTGCAAAAGCCACCACTTCGTCTCCCTCGGCGGTGCCCCGAGGGAGCCAGGCCGTTGCGCAACAGGACAAGCCGTCAGATTTGAGCCATGCGCCGGGCACGGTGACCAGCAACGTCACCTCTGTCATCCACTCGCCCCCCTCGGCCCCGAAACCCAAGCTCTGGTCCCTTGCGGAGATCGCCACGTCCTCAGACAGGTGTAAAGGCAGCAGCGACGCGCCGCCGGCGTGTCCTGGGTTGGGTCAGAGCGCAGTGATGGCCACCAACGCGTCGCCGTCACGGTCCTCCCCCCAGTGCCCGCTCCCCAACAGCACAGTCCTGTCGAGGTCTCTGTACTACACGTCCCCTTTCTACCCGGGCTACACGAACTATGGTGGCAGTTTTGGACCCCTTCACAGTAACCACGGCTCGGTAACTACGGGCTCCACAGCACATTTCAATGGATTAAACCAGACTGTGTTAAATAGAGCAGAGGCTTTGGTAAGAGAGAGCCAGAAAGTCAGAGGCCAAACGCAGGTAGATCTTTGTAAAGACTCCCCTTATGAACTGAAGAAAGGTATGTCAAACATTTAA
- the irx5a gene encoding iroquois-class homeodomain protein IRX-5a isoform X2, translating to MAYPQGYLYQPSASLALYSCPAYSTSVISGPRTEELGRSSSGSAFAPYAGSTAFTSASPGYNSHLPYSADAAAAATFTSYVSSPYDHTTGMASSIGYHPYAAPLGTYPYGDPAYRKNATRDATATLKAWLNEHRKNPYPTKGEKIMLAIITKMTLTQVSTWFANARRRLKKENKMTWTPRNRSEDEEEDENIDLEKNDDDEPSKPTDKGDSTDTEADHKLLNPGDIACDRFKEESHGKDSDPLSDSELKEPEERTTDSLPDSAKATTSSPSAVPRGSQAVAQQDKPSDLSHAPGTVTSNVTSVIHSPPSAPKPKLWSLAEIATSSDRCKGSSDAPPACPGLGQSAVMATNASPSRSSPQCPLPNSTVLSRSLYYTSPFYPGYTNYGGSFGPLHSNHGSVTTGSTAHFNGLNQTVLNRAEALVRESQKVRGQTQVDLCKDSPYELKKGMSNI from the exons ATGGCGTATCCTCAGGGCTACTTGTACCAGCCGTCCGCGTCCTTAGCGCTCTATTCGTGCCCTGCGTACAGCACCAGCGTCATATCGGGACCCAGGACCGAGGAACTTGGAAGATCCTCTTCGGGATCCGCTTTTGCGCCCTATGCTGGATCTACCGCGTTCACCAGCGCCTCGCCGGGCTACAACTCCCATTTACCGTACAGTGCAGACGCGGCGGCAGCTGCCACATTCACCTCGTACGTG AGTTCGCCGTACGACCACACTACGGGTATGGCCAGCTCCATAGGATATCACCCTTACGCTGCGCCTTTGGGCACGTATCCTTACGGTGATCCGGCTTACCGTAAAAACGCAACTCGGGACGCAACTGCCACCCTGAAGGCCTGGCTGAACGAGCACCGGAAAAACCCGTACCCCACCAAGGGCGAGAAGATCATGCTGGCCATCATCACCAAGATGACCCTCACCCAAGTGTCCACGTGGTTCGCCAACGCCAGGAGGCGGCTAAAGAAGGAGAACAAGATGACCTGGACCCCCCGGAACCGgagcgaggacgaggaagaggacgagaaTATTGATCTGGAGAAAAACGACGACGACGAGCCCAGCAAGCCCACGGACAAGGGAgactccacagacacagaagcag ATCACAAACTGCTGAACCCAGGGGACATCGCCTGCGACAGATTTAAGGAGGAGAGCCACGGCAAAGACTCGGATCCACTGAGCGACTCGGAGTTAAAAGAGCCGGAGGAGCGGACTACAGACTCGCTGCCGGATTCTGCAAAAGCCACCACTTCGTCTCCCTCGGCGGTGCCCCGAGGGAGCCAGGCCGTTGCGCAACAGGACAAGCCGTCAGATTTGAGCCATGCGCCGGGCACGGTGACCAGCAACGTCACCTCTGTCATCCACTCGCCCCCCTCGGCCCCGAAACCCAAGCTCTGGTCCCTTGCGGAGATCGCCACGTCCTCAGACAGGTGTAAAGGCAGCAGCGACGCGCCGCCGGCGTGTCCTGGGTTGGGTCAGAGCGCAGTGATGGCCACCAACGCGTCGCCGTCACGGTCCTCCCCCCAGTGCCCGCTCCCCAACAGCACAGTCCTGTCGAGGTCTCTGTACTACACGTCCCCTTTCTACCCGGGCTACACGAACTATGGTGGCAGTTTTGGACCCCTTCACAGTAACCACGGCTCGGTAACTACGGGCTCCACAGCACATTTCAATGGATTAAACCAGACTGTGTTAAATAGAGCAGAGGCTTTGGTAAGAGAGAGCCAGAAAGTCAGAGGCCAAACGCAGGTAGATCTTTGTAAAGACTCCCCTTATGAACTGAAGAAAGGTATGTCAAACATTTAA
- the irx5a gene encoding iroquois-class homeodomain protein IRX-5a isoform X3: MASSIGYHPYAAPLGTYPYGDPAYRKNATRDATATLKAWLNEHRKNPYPTKGEKIMLAIITKMTLTQVSTWFANARRRLKKENKMTWTPRNRSEDEEEDENIDLEKNDDDEPSKPTDKGDSTDTEADHKLLNPGDIACDRFKEESHGKDSDPLSDSELKEPEERTTDSLPDSAKATTSSPSAVPRGSQAVAQQDKPSDLSHAPGTVTSNVTSVIHSPPSAPKPKLWSLAEIATSSDRCKGSSDAPPACPGLGQSAVMATNASPSRSSPQCPLPNSTVLSRSLYYTSPFYPGYTNYGGSFGPLHSNHGSVTTGSTAHFNGLNQTVLNRAEALVRESQKVRGQTQVDLCKDSPYELKKGMSNI; the protein is encoded by the exons ATGGCCAGCTCCATAGGATATCACCCTTACGCTGCGCCTTTGGGCACGTATCCTTACGGTGATCCGGCTTACCGTAAAAACGCAACTCGGGACGCAACTGCCACCCTGAAGGCCTGGCTGAACGAGCACCGGAAAAACCCGTACCCCACCAAGGGCGAGAAGATCATGCTGGCCATCATCACCAAGATGACCCTCACCCAAGTGTCCACGTGGTTCGCCAACGCCAGGAGGCGGCTAAAGAAGGAGAACAAGATGACCTGGACCCCCCGGAACCGgagcgaggacgaggaagaggacgagaaTATTGATCTGGAGAAAAACGACGACGACGAGCCCAGCAAGCCCACGGACAAGGGAgactccacagacacagaagcag ATCACAAACTGCTGAACCCAGGGGACATCGCCTGCGACAGATTTAAGGAGGAGAGCCACGGCAAAGACTCGGATCCACTGAGCGACTCGGAGTTAAAAGAGCCGGAGGAGCGGACTACAGACTCGCTGCCGGATTCTGCAAAAGCCACCACTTCGTCTCCCTCGGCGGTGCCCCGAGGGAGCCAGGCCGTTGCGCAACAGGACAAGCCGTCAGATTTGAGCCATGCGCCGGGCACGGTGACCAGCAACGTCACCTCTGTCATCCACTCGCCCCCCTCGGCCCCGAAACCCAAGCTCTGGTCCCTTGCGGAGATCGCCACGTCCTCAGACAGGTGTAAAGGCAGCAGCGACGCGCCGCCGGCGTGTCCTGGGTTGGGTCAGAGCGCAGTGATGGCCACCAACGCGTCGCCGTCACGGTCCTCCCCCCAGTGCCCGCTCCCCAACAGCACAGTCCTGTCGAGGTCTCTGTACTACACGTCCCCTTTCTACCCGGGCTACACGAACTATGGTGGCAGTTTTGGACCCCTTCACAGTAACCACGGCTCGGTAACTACGGGCTCCACAGCACATTTCAATGGATTAAACCAGACTGTGTTAAATAGAGCAGAGGCTTTGGTAAGAGAGAGCCAGAAAGTCAGAGGCCAAACGCAGGTAGATCTTTGTAAAGACTCCCCTTATGAACTGAAGAAAGGTATGTCAAACATTTAA